A genomic window from Nocardioides jiangxiensis includes:
- a CDS encoding MazG nucleotide pyrophosphohydrolase domain-containing protein, with product MSGAVGAPGPAGGEGLVEFLALMRTMRERCAWKGAQTHESLAPYLREEADEVLEAIAEGDPHHLCDELGDLLLQIYFHAAIAEEAGAFTMDDVVAGLTAKMRRRNPHVFGPEAESGRTFTLEEIEEMWQAAKAAERAERGDP from the coding sequence ATGAGCGGGGCAGTCGGCGCGCCCGGGCCGGCCGGGGGAGAGGGGCTGGTCGAGTTCCTCGCGCTGATGCGCACCATGCGCGAGCGCTGTGCCTGGAAGGGCGCGCAGACCCACGAGAGCCTCGCGCCGTACCTCCGTGAGGAGGCCGACGAGGTGCTCGAGGCGATCGCGGAGGGCGATCCGCACCACCTCTGCGACGAGCTGGGCGACCTGCTGCTGCAGATCTACTTCCACGCCGCGATCGCCGAGGAGGCCGGCGCCTTCACGATGGACGACGTGGTCGCGGGCCTGACCGCCAAGATGCGTCGCCGCAACCCTCACGTCTTCGGTCCCGAGGCGGAGTCGGGGCGTACGTTCACCCTCGAGGAGATCGAGGAGATGTGGCAGGCCGCCAAGGCGGCCGAGCGCGCGGAGCGCGGCGACCCGTAG
- the eno gene encoding phosphopyruvate hydratase yields MASIAAVGAREILDSRGNPTVEVEIQLEDGAFGRAAVPSGASTGAFEAVELRDGGDRYVGKGVVNAVKAVVDVIADAIIGLEAEDQRLIDQTMLDLDGTANKGKLGANAILGVSLAVAHAAADSAGLPLFKYVGGSNAHVLPVPMMNILNGGAHADTNVDIQEFMIAPIGAPSFAEALRVGAEVYHTLKGVLKEKGLATAVGDEGGFAPNLESNRAALDLIAEAIAKAGYELGKDVVLALDVAATEFCEDGVYTFEGQSKTSAEMIAYYADLVANYPIVSIEDPLDEEDWDGWKQITDELGSKTQLVGDDLFVTNTERLVRGVTGGQANAMLVKVNQIGSLTETLDAVEYAHRAGYRNMMSHRSGETEDVTIADLAVATNCGQIKTGAPARSERVAKYNQLLRIEDQLGDAARYAGASAFPRYQG; encoded by the coding sequence GTGGCTTCCATCGCTGCCGTCGGCGCCCGCGAGATCCTCGACTCGCGTGGCAACCCCACCGTCGAGGTCGAGATCCAGCTGGAGGACGGCGCGTTCGGTCGCGCCGCGGTCCCGTCCGGCGCCTCCACCGGTGCCTTCGAGGCCGTCGAGCTCCGTGACGGCGGCGACCGCTACGTCGGGAAGGGCGTCGTCAACGCGGTCAAGGCCGTCGTCGACGTCATCGCCGACGCGATCATCGGCCTCGAGGCCGAGGACCAGCGCCTCATCGACCAGACGATGCTCGACCTGGACGGCACCGCCAACAAGGGCAAGCTCGGCGCCAACGCGATCCTGGGCGTCTCGCTCGCCGTCGCGCACGCCGCTGCCGACTCGGCCGGCCTCCCGCTCTTCAAGTACGTCGGCGGCTCCAACGCCCACGTGCTCCCGGTCCCGATGATGAACATCCTCAACGGCGGTGCCCACGCGGACACCAACGTCGACATCCAGGAGTTCATGATCGCGCCGATCGGCGCCCCGTCGTTCGCCGAGGCCCTCCGCGTCGGTGCCGAGGTCTACCACACGCTCAAGGGCGTCCTGAAGGAGAAGGGCCTGGCCACGGCCGTCGGCGACGAGGGTGGCTTCGCGCCGAACCTCGAGTCCAACCGGGCCGCCCTCGACCTCATCGCCGAGGCGATCGCCAAGGCCGGCTACGAGCTCGGCAAGGACGTCGTCCTCGCGCTCGACGTCGCCGCCACGGAGTTCTGCGAGGACGGCGTCTACACGTTCGAGGGTCAGTCCAAGACCAGCGCCGAGATGATCGCGTACTACGCCGACCTCGTCGCCAACTACCCGATCGTCTCGATCGAGGACCCCCTCGACGAGGAGGACTGGGACGGCTGGAAGCAGATCACCGACGAGCTCGGCTCGAAGACCCAGCTGGTGGGCGACGACCTCTTCGTCACCAACACCGAGCGCCTCGTCCGCGGCGTCACCGGCGGCCAGGCCAACGCCATGCTGGTCAAGGTCAACCAGATCGGCTCGCTCACGGAGACCCTCGACGCCGTCGAGTACGCCCACCGTGCCGGCTACCGGAACATGATGTCGCACCGCTCCGGTGAGACCGAGGACGTCACGATCGCCGACCTCGCCGTCGCCACGAACTGCGGCCAGATCAAGACCGGCGCCCCGGCCCGCTCCGAGCGCGTCGCGAAGTACAACCAGCTCCTGCGCATCGAGGACCAGCTCGGCGACGCCGCCCGCTACGCCGGCGCCTCGGCGTTCCCGCGCTACCAGGGCTGA
- a CDS encoding FtsB family cell division protein, which translates to MAAQRRTPARGVNRGQAGPGRGLAAGRTTLRNAAAAAAAGARETPRITSRAVVLLLVLAVLAVSWASSFRAWFQQRAEMDQLRTQITQTQAQIDKLQDEKKRFKDDAYVRQQARLRFGYVMPGEDSLIALDENGQPIGSVEKLADPADAPGTDPVAWYSTVWDSVEAAGNPEEKQQ; encoded by the coding sequence GTGGCTGCGCAGCGTCGTACGCCGGCCCGCGGTGTGAACCGCGGGCAGGCCGGACCGGGCCGAGGCCTGGCCGCCGGCCGTACGACGCTGCGCAACGCCGCCGCCGCGGCAGCCGCAGGAGCGCGTGAGACGCCGCGGATCACCAGCCGCGCCGTCGTCCTCCTGCTCGTGCTCGCCGTGCTGGCGGTCTCCTGGGCCTCCAGCTTCCGCGCGTGGTTCCAGCAGCGCGCCGAGATGGACCAGCTGCGCACGCAGATCACGCAGACCCAGGCCCAGATCGACAAGCTCCAGGACGAGAAGAAGCGCTTCAAGGACGACGCGTACGTCCGGCAGCAGGCGCGGCTCCGGTTCGGCTACGTGATGCCGGGCGAGGACAGCCTGATCGCCCTCGACGAGAACGGCCAGCCGATCGGCTCGGTCGAGAAGCTCGCCGACCCCGCCGACGCCCCCGGCACCGACCCGGTCGCGTGGTACTCCACCGTCTGGGACTCCGTGGAGGCCGCCGGCAACCCCGAGGAGAAGCAGCAGTGA
- a CDS encoding DUF501 domain-containing protein, whose amino-acid sequence MSPEPLAPQDVKAVEAQLGRLPRSIHEIGHRCPCGNPDVVTTPPRLEDGTPFPTTYYLTCPRAASRIGTLEADGLMKEMQERLATDAELAERYRAAHEDYIAARTEIGEIAGCDVPEIAGISAGGMPDRVKCLHVLAGHSLARGRGVNPLGDEVLDILGEWWTSGPCVGPGTEKPLS is encoded by the coding sequence GTGAGCCCCGAACCCCTGGCGCCCCAGGACGTGAAGGCCGTCGAGGCCCAGCTCGGGCGCCTGCCGCGGTCCATCCACGAGATCGGCCACCGGTGCCCGTGCGGCAACCCCGACGTGGTGACGACGCCTCCGCGCCTGGAGGACGGCACGCCGTTCCCGACGACGTACTACCTGACCTGCCCGCGCGCTGCGTCCCGCATCGGCACCCTCGAGGCCGATGGCCTGATGAAGGAGATGCAGGAGCGCCTGGCGACCGACGCGGAGCTGGCCGAGCGCTATCGCGCGGCCCACGAGGACTACATCGCCGCCCGCACCGAGATCGGCGAGATCGCCGGCTGCGACGTCCCCGAGATCGCGGGGATCTCGGCCGGCGGCATGCCGGACCGCGTCAAGTGCCTGCACGTCCTCGCCGGTCACTCGCTGGCCCGCGGTCGCGGCGTGAACCCCCTCGGGGACGAGGTGCTCGACATCCTCGGTGAGTGGTGGACGTCCGGCCCCTGCGTCGGCCCCGGCACCGAGAAGCCACTGTCGTGA
- a CDS encoding Ppx/GppA phosphatase family protein, which produces MSRVVAAVDCGTNTIKLMIATLSPEGGADVHVRTSRMVRLGQGVDRTGELADEAMDRAFAAIDEYADLIRQSAADGRPVEAIRFCATSATRDASNGHVFAAGVKQRLGIEPEVVAGHEEARLSFDGAVRNLRSVPASPVLVLDIGGGSTEMILGDTAPEAEDSMDIGSVRMHERHLHTDPPTEAEIAAAVADIDAHLDACPVDPSLAQTVVGVAGTIITVAAGVLELTSYDRDAIDQAVLERADVHAFAERLLAMSVEERLALPFMHPGRADVIGAGALILDRILRRTSAESIVVSEADILDGIAWSMA; this is translated from the coding sequence GTGAGCAGGGTCGTCGCGGCGGTCGACTGCGGCACCAACACGATCAAGCTGATGATCGCCACCCTCTCCCCGGAGGGCGGCGCCGACGTCCACGTGCGCACCTCGCGGATGGTCCGTCTCGGCCAGGGCGTGGACCGCACCGGCGAGCTCGCCGACGAGGCGATGGACCGCGCGTTCGCCGCCATCGACGAGTACGCCGACCTGATCCGGCAGTCCGCGGCCGATGGACGCCCGGTGGAGGCGATCCGGTTCTGCGCGACCTCCGCCACGCGTGACGCCTCCAACGGCCACGTCTTCGCCGCCGGCGTGAAGCAGCGCCTCGGCATCGAGCCCGAGGTCGTCGCCGGCCACGAGGAGGCGCGCCTCTCCTTCGACGGCGCGGTCCGCAACCTGCGCTCGGTCCCTGCCTCGCCGGTCCTCGTGCTCGACATCGGCGGAGGCTCGACCGAGATGATCCTGGGCGACACCGCGCCGGAGGCCGAGGACTCCATGGACATCGGGTCGGTCCGGATGCACGAGCGCCACCTGCACACCGATCCGCCGACCGAGGCCGAGATCGCGGCCGCGGTCGCTGACATCGACGCCCACCTCGACGCCTGCCCGGTCGACCCGTCCCTGGCGCAGACCGTGGTGGGCGTCGCGGGCACGATCATCACCGTGGCCGCGGGGGTCCTCGAGCTGACCTCCTATGACCGTGACGCGATCGACCAGGCCGTGCTGGAGCGGGCCGACGTGCACGCCTTCGCCGAGCGCCTGCTCGCGATGAGCGTCGAGGAGCGGCTCGCGCTGCCGTTCATGCACCCCGGCCGGGCCGACGTCATCGGGGCGGGTGCGCTGATCCTCGACCGCATCCTGCGGCGTACCTCCGCGGAGAGCATCGTGGTCTCCGAGGCCGACATCCTCGACGGGATCGCCTGGTCGATGGCCTGA